Within Wyeomyia smithii strain HCP4-BCI-WySm-NY-G18 chromosome 2, ASM2978416v1, whole genome shotgun sequence, the genomic segment TGCGATGCATGCACAAATCGACCGATTTCGCATTTGATTTATCGTACATCGCCTCGATGTAAAATGGCTGATATAAATCATTCACGTCAATTGCATTCTTCggtgtgtatattttttgcatcgctttttttttcgtttcgcaTTCTTTCTGCATCGCCGTCTGTCCCCTCTGGTGTGCTCGGTTTGGTTCGTTCGCCGCTTCTACGATCTGTTACGGCTTGGAGCTGATTGTTGGACAGTATGCTTTGCCGTACCGACTGTGTCGGGCTGGTCTTCCCTTGGGGTCTTTGTCTCCTTATGCTGCGCAGCATAATGAGTGGATGTACAACGTGGTGGTGCATTTTTCGTTTTGATCTGCTATTCACTTTTTCTGGTTTTGTGGTTTGGTTTGAGTTTACTAGCTTGAAAGCACTATACCAAGAAGTGTGCATGTGGACTCACAGAATAATCTAACTGACTTATGCTTTCAACGCGTTCGACGAAAGCCTTTAATGCAGTTGTGTGTACTGAATATTTTACAAATGTATTAAGCCATGAGCCATGGCATCAGCTAACATCTGaattttgatttcaatttcaccactaaatttataactttgaacgacttttattTGAAACTATTTATTGCGGTTGAAAAATAGACCGACCTTCAATACGCAGTGTAGTGCCCCAGTTGTGCATGTAGTTGATAAGTAAAAAGAGCTCGAAGGTCATTTGTCGAGgtcaaaatttatttctctCCGCGGGGTGATGGTTAAATTGTGAATTTGTGGTACCGTAAACGCGGCAAACTTTGATAGTGCGGGTAACATTGATAGCGCGTGATATCCTGTGCATAACTACCTATTACCTATGAGACATTATATTTACAATAGTTGTTCTACTACTATTTCATAGTTGAGGTGTTACTGTTTGTATACAGTTTGGATTTTGTGTTGTTTGCGTGATACATTTTgcaataaactgaaaaaaacaGTTTACCTGATTTAGAACTATCTTATAAGGTGCTCAAACAATCATATATTTCTTATATAACTGTCCCAAGAAGCAATATTTGAATAAAGTTTCTAGAGTCAGTGACATATtagtgtcaaatttttcacaaacatccattcataaaaatgtgaatgtGTCCCTTAAACTTGcacttttgaaaataatatcCCAAAATGATCAAAATCTGACCATGGTGTGTTCATTCTGGTTGCTCCATTTATTAGAATCAGACGGCCTTTGAACGCATGAGCTACCATACACTACCGTAACCATAACGACCAACACATTGTTTATAGACAAATCATTCACCACCAGTTCCTCCGGTAGTGCAAATTTGAGATTTACAAATTCTTTTTGGCTTTCTGATAACAGTAGTGCATTTGTACCTCTGAAATGTCGTGTGAAAACAAGAAAAGGGCCTATTTAGACTACACGTCCGAAAAATTACAGGCAGCTGTAGCTGAAGTGCAGTGGAAAAGGTCTTCTATATTTGCGGCTTCCCGGAGCTTCAGCATACCGTATGGTACGTTGTATCATAAAATACACGGTTTGTACAGCAAGAAACCTGGTTCACCAACCGTTCTAACCGATGCACAAGAATGCGATCTTGCTGATACCGTTCGTGTCGCTGGCGTTTGGGGATTTCCGCTGACTGCGGATTGTATAAAGAAGCTCGTCGAGCAATTCCTGGATCACAACAAAATGAAGACCAAATTCAAGAACAACACTCCTGGAAAAGATTGGATCAACTCATTCCTGAAAAGGCACACATTAGTTTCGCGCTTGTCTCAAAACATTTAGCGAAGTCGTGCCAAAGTGAGTCTTGAGACTCTTATTTCGACAATCTTGCGACAACTGTGGATGGTGTCCCTCCGGAAAACATCATAAACTACGACGAAACCAACTTCAGCGATGATCCGGGATCGAAGCGCGTCGTAGTGCAAAGAGGCCAAAAACACGTAGACACAGTAATGGACCATTCTAAATCCTCGTTTTCTGTAATGTTTGCGGGGGCAGCCAATGGAAAAATACTGCCACCGTATGTCGTTTATGCAGCTCTCCACATGTATCCAACTTGGACTGAAGGGGGACCAGATGGTTGTAGATACAACCGCACAAAATCTGGTAACATGTGAAATATAAGTATAAATTCCATTTTCTTAATCATAATGCATTATTAGGCTGGTTCGACTCTATGGTGTTCGAAGACTGGTTCTTCACGATAGCACTGCCATACTTCAACGGACTACGTAACGATAAAAAACGTATTATCATCGGCGATAATGTTGCTTCACATTTAAGCTTCCGTGTTCTACAATCCTGCATGGTCAGCAATATCAGCTTTGTTTTGCTGCCGCCTAACGTTACTCACCTATGCCAGCCTCTCGATGTTGCCTATTTTCGACCTCTCAAAAAAGCCTGGAAAGATACATTGAGCGAAtggaagaaacaaaacaaaggaTGCATTCCAAAACACATCTTTCCTCGACTTCTGAAGAAGTCTTTGGTGAAAATTAGGGAGAATAGTGAAACCAATATGAAAGCTGGGTTTAGAGCATCTGGAATTTACCCATTGAATGAGAAGGCAGTGCTCAAGAACCTTCCCGACAATGCTGATGAGCCTAAAACCGGAGAAACTGCAGTCACATCTTCGTTTTCAGAACAGCTGATTATAATGATGAAGAAAGAGCGGTTCGGATTAGCGCAGGAACGAACCATTCCACGTAAGCGCCGGTTGATTGATGTTCAGCCAGGTTCCAGTGTTAGTGAACAGCAAGCTCAACATTTAATGGTCAAGAAGATTAAAGTTGAAACAGAAGTTGACGATGATACCAATGTCGTGAACCCTCCGAAAGTTAAAGGCGAAGCGAAATCCACCAAGAAGGGTTCGATGCTAGCAACTCGAAACCGTCGTCCGTTGAAAAATATAACCAACAGGAAGTAGCAAGCAACTATATCTCTACCACCCGTAGCAAGTTATTATATAAATCGAGACAAATAAACATGGTTATACAAAACCCGAATATAATTGATTCCTTTTGCATATTGAGAGTTCTTCATGCAACACTGttgtaaactaaaaaatcatGAACTAACCTCAGGTGAAAGTCTATGCTTCTTATTTATGCTTGTATGGACTAAAGTCTAACGATGCGAGAGGCCTCAACTGAACAAAATGAGTCTATGTGGTCCATAAACGTGGACCTTTCTAACATTTTCCTTAATTATTCCAGCATTGTCAAAGTTACCCGAAAACGAAAAACTAGTCATAGGttacaaaaaataatcaatagcGTAGTTGAAACAATACTGATGAATTTCGATGTTGTACATGCATTGTCGTATACcaagtacttattttaaaaatacgaAACCCGGAGTAAATTTGTTGAAGTGTCATATATTTGAGTAATACTTAAAAAAGCTATCAAAGTTTGCCGCTTTTACGGTAGTTTAGAATCGACACCTTTATTTCCTTCTACCTTCGACCATTGCACAGTGTAAAAATAGGAGTGGAAACACGCTCAAATTGCAGAAACCGAGACGACCAGAGAGTTAATTGATTTTATTTAGAAGAATTCAAAGAATCCCCTGGTGGCCATcctttttttctcttgatttaATTTATTCAAAGGTCCGTCAAAATGATGTCTGGGGTAGTAAACTATTCTTGGGATGATCTGAGTTTTTCAATATTCTGTGTACCCGCTCGACGGGAAATGAATTACAAACCTTATCGATAATCTGAATTGCAATTGCAATGAACAATTAACTAGTTTCGGTTCACACGTTAACGCTTTTGATGCTATATAGTTTGACTGGGCTACTGAACTTGGAAATTGTAAACACCATtcgaaataataaataaatattttattttcttccaCAAAAAGTATACATACTATCAGATGCACAGCCAATTTCTCACAGTTTTCTTAAATGCAATTTTGTTTGGCCTATAAAAAAATTTGGTAAAATAGTCACTCTTTAATCATTCGCTAGCTACAACCTAGTCTTTCTGGCAGAGCTCGAATGCCTTTACTGTTCATATTTTGAGACTGCCTCCGAAACaagcaaatttttcaatgtcttcatATGAGTAGAACGGCCGATCAGCTAGACCATGACCTAACAGAAAAAGCAATAATCGGTTGGCGCAATATCCGGGAAATACGGTGGAGGAGAGTGAGCTTCCCATTGGGCATTATGGGGCCGAGCGTTgccatgcagtagaatcacttttttgtgCCCCTGCTCGTATTGTGGTCGGTTTTTGCGCAGTGCTCGGCTTaatcgcatcaattgaagtTGATATCGTTCCCTCCGGTTTGGatcataacacagtgcaacaaacattgactttttttctgccttggtttctatatataaattttttgtgtattttgatgcaaaaccaaattttcctgagtttgaacaaatttcaacttaaggggcaacaatggcgccattttgaatttttgaggaatcggaaattttcgatgttttctcgacgccattttgttttaaggccaaatatcaaaattctaagagttcgtccacatattagcattttcttacccatcttaaaaataaaaacagatctaaaatcggacaaaaactgagcaaaATAATATCTGAGCATTTTTGGTAATGCGctgatatctaaaagtggtagtcaaattttgTCTTATATTGAGTTAAAACGTCTCatgaatcgattggtaggtgtctgatccacgtaaaatgtcagtaaCATATCAATTTTGTGccgattcccctacaatactaaaataggtttatctcgacgtaaaATATCTTATTTGATATCTGTTTAATGTTATATCAAGAGTGCAAGCGTTACTCAGAGAtataataacaatttgtctttacatGGTCCTCCCcgttttgcggggagggggttgcATTTTTGGCTAGGACCGGTCAAACATATAAATCTCGCTTCAGTTAcgagacagaatcatcgcgtctaCTATAAAGCTAAAtgcgaccccctccccgcaaaaaggaGAGGATTATGTGAGGACAATTTGTTTCTGTATCGTCGAGTATCGCTtgcactcttgatattacattaaacagatttcaaataagttaactTGACGTCGAGAAAAACCTATttcagtattgtaggggaattgggacaaaatcgacatgttgctgacattttacgtagatcagacacctaccaaacgattcctgagacttttttactcagtATAAGATagaatttgactaccacttttagatattagcgtaTAGCATAGCAAAAGGGATTGCACACATCGTAGGTGGCTATAGAATGATCAGCTTAGGATAAATATAgtgttaataataataaattcacAAACACAGCATCTGTTGTCACAGGGAAGAAACCTGTGACTAGTATCCTTCTTACAGATGATGTGAGTTGCAAACTAAGCCTTTCATTGGATACCTGGTTAGGTCCTTACAATCGCCGGGGAAAGGAAATAAGAATGTTAGCTCAACGTCTACTTAAGAAGGTGCAGAGAACCGATACTACCTTCATAGACGTTACAGGAATCAGGGCGTTGTGTTAGTAGAAAAGGTAATATACCAAGGATCTCCATTTCCACAAGATAGAGTGATGTGAACATGTTAAGGAATAATTTGATATATGGAAATTTAGATAACTTACCTTCGTAATCACCTTCGTCTACTTTCACACATCCTTTCATACACTCGACTCACGCAATAAATGCATTCACTCGTTTCACACACATTACTCCCTTCACTCGTCATTATTACTCCCTGCGACGATGTATGTGAGTGCGACGGGTATTCTTGTATTGGTGTTGTCGGACTCGCTTCAGTAAAATTGTTCTGCTGGCACAGGTCAAGTGGGGCGCCTCTCGTACCTCTCTGTACGACACCGCCTTCACTGCTGAGCAATTTACCGCACGAGCGTGTCTGCCGTACACAGCAATTGATATGATAGAACAtataagggctattcccactgcttccgttccgggaccgggccgggaccgggccgtggctgttccgagtgtcgtccgggctcgtttgagattgattgcatgcgttcttatgaacgcattcacaccgacccGCCGTGtccagaccggggcagcgttgagttgccgtcgtgctgctgcagtgcgagagaaaaactatcgttgccgacgatattttgtgttggccggagagtgcacggaaggcactcgggtggatgcgtgtatgttgtagtgacatatttcgcgcggagtgagctgcggtatgaaaaaaagagaaagacgttctttcacatacacacatcaacatttctcagccagagcgcagcgcaggcacggttcaagcacggcgcagtgtgaatgcatgaaaagtcccggacgaacccggtcccggaacggaagcagtgggagtAGCCCTATAAGCGGAGCTCCACGAAGCCGCTCACCATTTACGGAAACTCACATTCGCCATCCATCCTCCATTCCCCAAACAGCAGCAATCCAACGACGCACCGGAACCAAACTCTCCACGACATAGTAGAAACCGCCTCATCGAAGCCACCAAAAATAAAAGACAGGAACACTGGAGCAGCCTTCCCTCGCTTTCACCAACACAAAGACAGTAACAGCAACAAGCTGTATGCAGTTTCACGCTCGCGCCATCCTCCACGAAACAAATTCGTGGTGCTTTGTCATTTTATCGATAGTACTCTATCGTTTTAATGATGTTTATGTTAGTGAAACGAACACCTAGCGACATATCACAGCGCAACGCAAAGCTATTCTCTTCGCTCTCCAAATATTTATTGTCGTTCTCTTCGCTCGCATCACTGAAAAGTCGACACAAAGAGCAAGCACTCACACACACGCGCAACAACTTTGCCGGCATTACAAATTTCACAAATTTCAATTTCCAAGCGTAAAACACTGCGTTTTTTActaaaccttcacttttctcacataaacaaagcatcacagaGCACATCTTCATACATTTCAACAGGTTTGGCCTCATTAAACACTCATAAATCAATAACTTAAACGGAGAAGTTTCGGGACACGTGTTGTCAATTAGCCGTGCTGACAACTCTccctaccactttaagatattagcgtattaccattaatgctcagatactcgatattattttgctatgtgaaatatactaaaaccatgccaaaaccggtttcgtagaatcaccgttttgagctcagtttttgtcaaatttaaaatctgttttttttaaagatggctaagaagatgctaatatgtgaacaaactcgtaaaattttgatatttggtcttaaaacaaaatggcgtcgaaaaaaacatcgaaaatttctgatttctcaaaaattcgaaatggcgccattgttgccccttaagttgaaatatgttcaaactcagggaaatttattttcgcatcaaacttcttcaaaaactcataCATAGAAGCTAAGGCAAAAagattgttgcactgtgtaataaaCAACACCGACTTGGTCCCATAACCTCCGCAGCAATCATATCCGATCGAGCCTACGATGTAGAAGCATAGGCTGTCTTCTTGACTTTCATGATTAGATTACTGTGATGAATCCGTTTTCCATTACCCCTTACTATGCGATGATAAAACCCTTTCTTTATGGC encodes:
- the LOC129725525 gene encoding uncharacterized protein LOC129725525 — encoded protein: MDHSKSSFSVMFAGAANGKILPPYVVYAALHMYPTWTEGGPDGCRYNRTKSGWFDSMVFEDWFFTIALPYFNGLRNDKKRIIIGDNVASHLSFRVLQSCMVSNISFVLLPPNVTHLCQPLDVAYFRPLKKAWKDTLSEWKKQNKGCIPKHIFPRLLKKSLVKIRENSETNMKAGFRASGIYPLNEKAVLKNLPDNADEPKTGETAVTSSFSEQLIIMMKKERFGLAQERTIPRKRRLIDVQPGSSVSEQQAQHLMVKKIKVETEVDDDTNVVNPPKVKGEAKSTKKGSMLATRNRRPLKNITNRK